A DNA window from Enterobacter asburiae contains the following coding sequences:
- the yncL gene encoding stress response membrane protein YncL — protein sequence MNVSSRTVVILNILSATGLLLILAERFHWF from the coding sequence ATGAACGTATCCAGTAGAACGGTTGTGATATTGAACATCCTTTCCGCCACAGGTTTATTGTTGATTCTCGCCGAACGATTCCACTGGTTCTGA
- the yniD gene encoding small membrane protein YniD, which translates to MPTKRFAVKHWKMVLVLIAICGAMLLLRWAAMIWG; encoded by the coding sequence ATGCCAACTAAACGATTTGCCGTAAAACACTGGAAAATGGTGCTGGTGCTGATTGCCATCTGCGGCGCAATGCTGCTACTCCGTTGGGCGGCAATGATTTGGGGCTAG
- a CDS encoding YdiY family protein, with translation MKLLKTVPAALMLAGGVFAAMNATADDTVFTVMDDPSTAKKPFEGNLNAGYLAQSGNTKSSSLTADSTLTWYGNTTAWSLWGNASNTSANDERSSEKYAVGGRSRYNMTDYDYLFGQASWLTDRYNGYRQRDVFTAGYGRQFLNGPVHSFRFEFGPGVRYDEYTNGDTKTQPLGYASGTYAWQMTDNTKFTQGVSVFGADDTTLNSETALNVAINEHFGLKVAYNVTWNSSPPESAPDHTDRRTTVSLGYRM, from the coding sequence ATGAAGCTTTTAAAGACAGTGCCCGCTGCACTGATGCTGGCGGGTGGCGTGTTTGCGGCTATGAACGCGACCGCTGATGATACCGTTTTTACTGTCATGGACGATCCTTCCACCGCGAAAAAACCGTTTGAAGGTAACCTGAACGCCGGATACCTGGCACAATCCGGTAACACGAAAAGCTCTTCTCTGACGGCGGACAGTACGCTCACCTGGTACGGTAATACCACCGCCTGGTCTCTGTGGGGTAATGCCAGCAACACTTCCGCTAACGACGAACGTTCTTCCGAGAAGTATGCGGTAGGCGGACGTAGCCGTTACAACATGACCGACTATGACTACCTGTTTGGTCAGGCAAGCTGGTTAACCGACCGGTACAACGGTTATCGCCAGCGCGATGTATTCACCGCCGGTTATGGTCGCCAGTTCCTGAACGGTCCGGTACACAGCTTCCGTTTTGAATTCGGTCCGGGTGTGCGTTATGACGAGTACACCAATGGCGATACCAAAACCCAACCGCTCGGTTACGCTTCCGGTACCTATGCCTGGCAGATGACTGACAACACCAAATTTACCCAGGGTGTTTCTGTATTTGGTGCCGACGATACGACGCTGAACTCTGAGACGGCGCTGAACGTGGCTATCAACGAACACTTTGGCCTGAAAGTCGCCTACAACGTGACCTGGAACTCTTCACCACCAGAATCTGCACCGGATCATACCGACCGCAGAACCACGGTTTCACTGGGTTATAGAATGTAA
- the pfkB gene encoding 6-phosphofructokinase II yields MVSIYTLTLSPSLDSATLTPQIYPEGKLRCSAPVFEPGGGGINVARAITHLGGKATAIFPAGGATGEYLVSLLADEQVAVETVEAKDWTRQNLHVHVESSGEQYRFVMPGAKLSDDEFRQLEEKVLTIESGALLVVSGSLPPGVSTEKLTALIQAAQQRGIRCIVDSSGEALQAALVPGNLELVKPNQKELSALVNRELTQPDDVRTAAQELVRSGKARRVVVSLGPQGALAVDESSSVQVVPPPMKSQSTVGAGDSMVGAMTLKLAQGASLLEMTRYGVAAGSAATINQGTRLCSLADTQKIVDYLSRN; encoded by the coding sequence ATGGTTTCTATTTATACTCTGACGCTCTCCCCTTCCCTGGATTCCGCCACCCTGACGCCGCAGATTTACCCGGAAGGTAAATTGCGCTGCAGCGCCCCGGTCTTTGAGCCCGGCGGCGGCGGGATCAACGTGGCGCGCGCCATTACACACCTCGGCGGCAAAGCCACGGCAATTTTTCCCGCAGGCGGTGCTACCGGTGAATACCTGGTCTCTCTGCTGGCCGATGAACAGGTGGCCGTTGAAACCGTTGAGGCGAAAGACTGGACGCGGCAAAACCTGCATGTCCACGTAGAATCCAGCGGCGAGCAGTACCGTTTTGTCATGCCGGGCGCGAAACTCAGCGATGACGAGTTTCGTCAGCTTGAAGAGAAAGTGCTGACAATAGAAAGCGGCGCGCTGCTGGTGGTAAGCGGCAGCCTGCCGCCCGGCGTAAGCACGGAAAAATTGACGGCGCTGATTCAGGCCGCGCAGCAGCGCGGTATCCGCTGCATAGTCGACAGCAGCGGCGAGGCCCTGCAGGCGGCTCTGGTGCCGGGCAATCTGGAGCTGGTCAAACCCAACCAGAAAGAGTTAAGCGCGCTGGTCAACCGCGAACTGACGCAGCCTGATGATGTGCGCACCGCCGCGCAGGAGCTGGTGCGAAGCGGTAAAGCGCGGCGCGTAGTCGTCTCCCTTGGCCCTCAGGGGGCGCTGGCAGTCGATGAATCGTCGTCCGTTCAGGTTGTCCCACCGCCGATGAAGAGCCAGAGCACGGTTGGCGCTGGCGATAGCATGGTGGGTGCGATGACGCTAAAACTGGCGCAGGGCGCCTCTCTGCTCGAAATGACACGCTACGGCGTGGCGGCGGGTAGCGCCGCCACCATCAACCAGGGCACGCGTCTCTGTTCGCTTGCCGATACGCAAAAAATCGTCGATTACCTGTCCCGAAATTAA
- the ghoS gene encoding type V toxin-antitoxin system endoribonuclease antitoxin GhoS — protein MSSGDITRHVVTINLHEASLTELNELNNAFTRANFLLTLTDDEGNIHDLGTLTFGLIGALSQEEVHALAASLVESVTDKPAEIDVDTWESWRKKEQ, from the coding sequence ATGAGCAGTGGTGACATCACACGCCACGTCGTGACCATCAACCTTCATGAAGCATCGCTAACCGAGCTGAATGAGCTCAACAATGCTTTCACCCGGGCTAATTTTCTCCTCACGCTGACGGATGACGAGGGCAACATTCATGATTTAGGCACCCTGACATTTGGTCTGATCGGCGCCCTGAGTCAGGAAGAGGTTCATGCGCTGGCCGCCAGTCTGGTGGAGAGCGTGACCGACAAGCCTGCCGAAATTGACGTGGATACCTGGGAAAGCTGGCGAAAAAAAGAACAATAA
- a CDS encoding fructosamine kinase family protein, with amino-acid sequence MWQAISHLLREQLGEGEIELRNELPGGEIHAAWHLRYAGRDLFVKCDERELLPIFTAEADQLELLSRSKTVTVPQVLAVGSDRDYSFLVMEYLPARPLDAHNAFILGQQLARLHQWSDQPQFGLDFDNDLSTTPQPNAWQRRWSTFFAEQRIGWQLELAAEKGLEFGNIDAIVEHVQQRLASHQPQASMLHGDLWSNNCALGPNGPYIFDPACYWGDRECDLAMLPLHPEQPPQIYDGYQSVSPLPPGFLDRQPVYQLYTLMNRAILFGGEHLVNAQRALERMLAA; translated from the coding sequence ATGTGGCAGGCTATCAGTCATCTTTTACGTGAGCAGCTGGGTGAAGGTGAAATTGAACTGCGTAACGAACTGCCAGGCGGTGAGATCCACGCCGCGTGGCATTTACGCTACGCTGGGCGCGATCTCTTCGTTAAATGCGATGAGCGAGAGCTGCTTCCAATATTTACCGCCGAAGCCGACCAGCTGGAGCTGTTGTCCCGCAGTAAAACGGTCACGGTCCCGCAGGTTCTGGCCGTGGGGAGCGACCGCGACTACAGCTTCCTGGTGATGGAATATCTCCCCGCCCGCCCGCTGGATGCCCATAATGCGTTCATCCTTGGCCAACAGTTGGCGCGCCTGCATCAATGGAGCGACCAGCCGCAGTTTGGTCTCGACTTTGACAACGATCTCTCCACCACGCCACAGCCCAATGCCTGGCAGCGTCGCTGGTCGACATTTTTTGCCGAGCAGCGCATTGGCTGGCAGCTAGAGCTAGCCGCCGAGAAAGGGCTGGAATTTGGCAATATCGACGCCATCGTCGAGCACGTTCAACAGCGTCTGGCATCCCACCAGCCTCAGGCGTCTATGCTTCACGGCGATTTGTGGTCCAATAACTGCGCGCTGGGTCCCAACGGCCCGTACATCTTTGACCCGGCCTGCTACTGGGGTGACAGAGAGTGCGATCTTGCCATGCTGCCGCTTCATCCTGAGCAGCCGCCGCAAATATACGACGGATACCAGTCTGTTTCCCCCCTCCCGCCCGGTTTCCTCGACCGCCAGCCGGTGTATCAGCTTTATACGCTGATGAACCGTGCCATTCTTTTTGGCGGAGAACACCTTGTTAACGCGCAGCGGGCACTCGAGCGTATGCTTGCCGCCTGA
- a CDS encoding YniB family protein, giving the protein MTYQQAGRIAVLKRIAGWVIFIPAVISTLISVLKFMYDHSEKQPGINAVMLDFAHVMIEMMRFNTPFLNVFWFNSPTPDFHQQLNIGFWVIYALIFVALALQASGARMSRQTRFLREGVEDQLILEQAKGPEGMSREQIESRIVVPRHTIFLQIFPLYILPVIIIVAGYFFFSLLGFL; this is encoded by the coding sequence ATGACGTATCAACAAGCTGGACGCATTGCGGTCTTAAAACGTATTGCTGGCTGGGTGATTTTTATTCCTGCCGTCATTTCTACGCTGATTTCTGTACTCAAATTTATGTACGACCACAGCGAAAAACAGCCGGGTATCAATGCGGTAATGCTTGATTTCGCTCATGTCATGATTGAGATGATGCGTTTTAATACGCCATTTTTGAATGTCTTCTGGTTTAACTCACCCACCCCGGATTTTCATCAACAGCTGAATATCGGCTTTTGGGTGATATATGCCCTGATCTTTGTCGCGCTGGCATTACAGGCCTCTGGCGCGAGAATGAGTCGCCAGACGCGCTTTTTACGCGAAGGCGTTGAGGATCAGTTGATTCTGGAGCAGGCCAAAGGCCCGGAAGGAATGAGTCGGGAGCAGATTGAATCCCGCATTGTTGTGCCGCGTCACACCATTTTCCTGCAAATTTTCCCGCTCTATATCCTTCCCGTGATTATCATTGTGGCGGGATACTTCTTCTTCTCACTGCTCGGTTTTCTGTAA
- the hxpB gene encoding hexitol phosphatase HxpB produces MSTPRQILAAIFDMDGLLIDSEPLWDRAELDVMASLGVDISRRNELPDTLGLRIDMVVDLWFAQQPWVGPNRDEVTARIISRAISLVEENRPLLPGVREAVALCKAQGLKVGLASASPLHMLEKVLTMFELRDSFDALASAEKLPYSKPHPQVYLDCAAKLGLDPLNCVALEDSVNGMVASKAARMRSIVVPAEEGRHDPRFALADVKLNSLAELTVHHLQGS; encoded by the coding sequence ATGTCGACACCGCGCCAAATTCTTGCCGCAATTTTTGACATGGATGGATTACTGATCGATTCCGAACCGCTGTGGGATCGCGCCGAACTGGACGTTATGGCCAGCCTGGGCGTGGATATCAGCCGCCGTAATGAACTTCCCGATACGCTGGGCCTGCGCATCGATATGGTGGTTGACCTGTGGTTTGCCCAACAGCCTTGGGTAGGTCCCAATCGCGATGAGGTGACCGCACGCATTATCAGCCGCGCCATTTCTCTGGTGGAAGAGAACAGGCCGCTGCTGCCCGGCGTACGTGAGGCCGTCGCGCTGTGTAAAGCCCAGGGGCTGAAGGTCGGACTGGCCTCGGCTTCACCGCTGCATATGCTGGAAAAAGTGCTCACGATGTTTGAACTGCGCGACAGTTTCGACGCGCTGGCGTCCGCTGAAAAATTGCCTTACAGCAAGCCGCACCCGCAGGTCTATCTGGACTGTGCCGCAAAGCTGGGCCTGGATCCCCTCAACTGCGTTGCGCTGGAAGATTCCGTTAACGGTATGGTGGCGTCGAAGGCTGCAAGGATGCGCTCCATTGTGGTGCCCGCTGAAGAAGGCCGTCACGACCCCCGGTTTGCCCTCGCCGACGTTAAGCTTAACTCGCTGGCAGAACTCACGGTGCATCATCTGCAGGGCAGTTAA
- a CDS encoding metal-dependent hydrolase, translating to MTAEGHLLFSIACAVFAKNAELTPVLAQGDWWHIVPSAVLTCLLPDIDHPKSFLGQRLKWVSKPIARAFGHRGFTHSLLAVFGLLTLFYLKVPESWIVPADAIQGMVLGYLSHILADMLTPAGVPLLWPCRWRFRFPILAPQKGNQLERVLCMALFAYAVWMPQTLPENSAVRWSSQMINSLQFQFNRFIHHQIEQ from the coding sequence ATGACGGCGGAAGGCCACCTGCTTTTTTCTATTGCGTGCGCAGTATTTGCCAAAAACGCTGAACTCACCCCCGTGCTGGCACAGGGGGACTGGTGGCATATTGTCCCTTCCGCCGTATTGACCTGTCTGCTGCCCGACATTGACCACCCCAAGTCCTTCCTCGGACAACGCCTGAAGTGGGTGTCGAAACCCATCGCCCGCGCGTTCGGCCATCGGGGGTTTACGCACAGCTTGCTGGCCGTGTTTGGCCTGCTGACGCTTTTCTATTTGAAGGTGCCCGAAAGCTGGATAGTCCCCGCCGATGCCATCCAGGGGATGGTGCTGGGCTATTTAAGCCATATTCTCGCCGATATGCTGACGCCTGCGGGCGTGCCGCTGCTGTGGCCCTGCCGCTGGCGTTTCCGTTTTCCCATCCTCGCACCGCAGAAAGGAAACCAGCTTGAGCGCGTATTGTGCATGGCGCTGTTTGCTTACGCCGTCTGGATGCCGCAAACCTTGCCCGAAAACAGTGCAGTTCGCTGGTCATCCCAGATGATTAATTCGCTGCAATTTCAGTTTAATCGCTTTATTCATCACCAGATTGAACAGTAA
- a CDS encoding L-cystine transporter, translating to MNFPLIANVVVFAVLLLLLAQARHKQWSLAKKVLVGLAMGVVFGLALQAIYGSDNPVLKDSIQWFNIVGNGYVQLLQMIVMPLVFASILSAVARLHNATQLGKISFLTIGTLLFTTLIAALVGVLVTNLFGLTAEGLVQGTAETARLTAIQTNYVGKVADLTVPQMVLSFIPKNPFADLTGASPTSIISVVIFAAFLGVAALKLLKDDAPKGERVLTAIDTLQSWVMKLVRLVMQLTPYGVLALMTKVVAGSNLQDIIKLGSFVVASYLGLGIMFVVHGILLGVNGVSPLKYFRKVWPVLTFAFTSRSSAASIPLNVEAQTRRLGVPESIASFSASFGATIGQNGCAGLYPAMLAVMVAPTVGINPLDPVWIATLVGIVTVSSAGVAGVGGGATFAALIVLPALGLPVTLVALLISVEPLIDMGRTALNVSGSMTAGTLTSQWLKQTDKAILESEDDAELAHR from the coding sequence ATGAATTTTCCACTCATCGCGAACGTCGTTGTGTTCGCTGTATTGCTATTGCTTCTCGCGCAGGCGCGCCACAAACAGTGGAGCCTGGCGAAAAAAGTGCTGGTTGGTCTGGCCATGGGTGTCGTATTTGGTCTGGCATTACAGGCAATTTATGGCTCCGATAATCCAGTTCTGAAAGATTCTATTCAGTGGTTCAACATCGTCGGTAACGGCTATGTCCAGCTGCTGCAGATGATCGTTATGCCGCTGGTGTTCGCCTCTATTCTGAGCGCCGTGGCCCGCCTGCATAACGCCACGCAGCTGGGAAAAATCAGCTTCCTGACCATTGGTACGCTGCTGTTCACTACGCTGATTGCCGCGCTGGTGGGTGTGCTGGTCACCAACCTGTTTGGCCTGACCGCAGAAGGTCTGGTTCAGGGTACCGCTGAAACGGCGCGTCTTACCGCGATTCAAACCAACTATGTTGGTAAAGTGGCTGACCTGACCGTGCCGCAGATGGTGCTCTCCTTCATTCCGAAGAACCCGTTTGCTGACCTGACCGGTGCGAGCCCAACCTCGATCATCAGCGTGGTTATTTTCGCCGCGTTCCTGGGCGTAGCGGCGCTGAAGCTGCTGAAAGACGACGCGCCTAAAGGCGAACGCGTGCTGACCGCGATTGACACCCTGCAAAGCTGGGTGATGAAGCTGGTGCGTCTGGTGATGCAGCTGACGCCTTACGGCGTGCTGGCGCTGATGACCAAAGTGGTTGCCGGCTCTAACCTGCAGGACATCATCAAGCTGGGCAGCTTCGTTGTCGCCTCCTATCTGGGCCTGGGCATTATGTTCGTGGTGCACGGCATCCTGCTGGGCGTAAACGGCGTCAGCCCGCTGAAATACTTCCGTAAAGTCTGGCCGGTACTGACCTTTGCCTTCACCAGCCGTTCCAGCGCCGCGTCTATTCCGCTGAACGTTGAAGCGCAAACCCGCCGTCTGGGCGTGCCTGAATCCATCGCCAGCTTCTCTGCCTCCTTTGGTGCCACCATTGGTCAGAACGGCTGTGCGGGTCTGTATCCGGCGATGCTGGCCGTGATGGTCGCCCCTACCGTTGGGATTAACCCGCTGGATCCGGTCTGGATCGCCACGCTGGTCGGGATTGTTACCGTAAGCTCCGCAGGCGTTGCGGGCGTTGGCGGTGGCGCAACCTTCGCCGCGCTGATTGTGCTGCCCGCGCTGGGCCTGCCCGTGACGCTGGTCGCGCTGCTGATCTCCGTTGAGCCGCTGATCGACATGGGCCGTACCGCGCTGAACGTAAGCGGCTCCATGACCGCCGGTACGCTGACCAGCCAGTGGCTGAAGCAGACCGACAAAGCGATTCTGGAAAGTGAAGACGACGCCGAGCTGGCGCACCGTTAA
- the cedA gene encoding cell division activator CedA, translating to MSRDGSRTKSFHMPSLTKGAFSPTRGATEGSRIGYHRIFLLQEFALVNQSLMKPLRQQNRQVISYVPRVEPAPPDHALKVEGFRDVWQLRGKYVAFVLIGEHFRRSPTFTVPESAQRWAMQIRQDEEVEE from the coding sequence ATGTCGCGAGATGGCTCGCGAACTAAGAGTTTTCACATGCCGTCATTGACGAAAGGAGCCTTCTCACCCACTCGGGGCGCGACGGAAGGCAGCAGGATCGGCTATCATAGAATTTTCCTGCTTCAAGAATTTGCTTTAGTGAACCAGTCGCTTATGAAACCTCTTCGTCAACAAAACCGCCAGGTTATTAGCTATGTGCCCCGCGTTGAGCCCGCGCCGCCTGACCATGCCCTGAAAGTGGAGGGTTTTCGCGATGTCTGGCAGCTTCGGGGGAAATACGTGGCCTTCGTGCTGATCGGCGAACATTTCCGCCGCTCGCCCACGTTTACGGTGCCGGAGTCAGCGCAGCGGTGGGCGATGCAGATCCGCCAGGATGAAGAGGTTGAAGAATAA
- the katE gene encoding catalase HPII has protein sequence MSNKDKTHQSPIHGTEESQPGMDSLAPADGSHRPSPGPSAPGEQPTAPGSMKSPETGNEKLKSLEPHRKGGEGFALTTNQGVRIADDQNSLRAGARGPTLLEDFILREKITHFDHERIPERIVHARGSAAHGYFQPYKSLKAITKADFLSDPDKITPVFVRFSTVQGGAGSADTVRDIRGFATKFYTEEGIFDLVGNNTPVFFIQDAHKFPDFVHAVKPEPHWAIPQGQSAHDTFWDYVSLQPETLHNVMWAMSDRGIPRSYRTMEGFGIHTFRLINAEGKATFVRFHWKPVAGKASLVWDEAQKLTGRDPDFHRRELWESIEAGDFPEYELGLQLIPEEDEFKFDFDLLDPTKLIPEELVPVQLVGKMVLNRNPDNFFAENEQAAFHPGHIVPGLDFTNDPLLQGRLFSYTDTQISRLGGPNFHEIPINRPTCPYHNFQRDGMHRQDIDTNPANYEPNSINDNWPRETPPAPKRGGFESYQERIDGNKIRERSPSFGEYYAHPRLFWNSQTPIEQQHIIGGFSFELSKVVRTYIRERVVDHLARIDIQLAQSVADNLGITLTDEQRNLAPPKEVNGVKKDPSLSLYAVPGGSIKGRVVAILLNDKTRASDVLGIMQALKTQGVHAKLLYSRMGEVTADDGSVLPVAATFAGAPSLTVDAVIVPCGDIDSLLSNGDAVYYLLEAYKHLKPIALSGDARRFKAHLKVADQGEDGIVEGDNVDDAFMTKLFDLLAAHRVWSRSSKIDQIPA, from the coding sequence ATGTCGAACAAAGATAAAACACATCAATCACCGATTCATGGCACTGAGGAATCTCAACCGGGTATGGACTCTCTCGCCCCTGCTGACGGCTCTCATCGCCCCTCCCCTGGCCCCTCTGCACCGGGCGAACAGCCTACCGCACCGGGAAGCATGAAATCGCCGGAGACGGGAAACGAGAAGCTGAAATCGCTTGAGCCGCACCGCAAAGGCGGCGAAGGTTTTGCGCTGACCACCAATCAGGGCGTGCGCATTGCTGACGATCAGAACTCCCTTCGCGCAGGCGCGCGCGGGCCAACCCTGCTGGAAGATTTTATCCTGCGGGAAAAAATCACCCATTTCGACCACGAGCGGATACCGGAACGCATCGTCCACGCGCGCGGTTCCGCTGCGCACGGCTACTTCCAGCCCTATAAGAGCCTGAAAGCGATCACCAAAGCGGATTTCCTCTCCGATCCGGACAAAATCACTCCGGTATTTGTGCGCTTCTCCACCGTACAGGGCGGCGCGGGTTCGGCAGATACCGTCCGGGATATCCGCGGCTTTGCCACCAAGTTTTATACCGAAGAGGGTATTTTCGATCTGGTGGGCAATAACACCCCGGTGTTCTTCATTCAGGATGCGCATAAATTTCCTGACTTTGTCCATGCGGTAAAACCGGAGCCCCACTGGGCCATACCGCAGGGACAAAGCGCGCACGACACCTTCTGGGACTATGTCTCCCTGCAGCCTGAAACCTTACACAACGTGATGTGGGCGATGTCAGACCGCGGCATTCCGCGCAGCTATCGCACCATGGAAGGCTTTGGCATCCATACCTTCCGTCTGATCAACGCCGAGGGTAAAGCCACGTTCGTCCGTTTCCACTGGAAGCCGGTGGCGGGTAAAGCCTCCCTGGTGTGGGATGAGGCGCAGAAGCTGACCGGTCGCGATCCGGATTTCCATCGCCGCGAGCTGTGGGAGTCCATTGAAGCGGGCGACTTCCCGGAGTATGAACTGGGCCTGCAGCTCATTCCGGAGGAGGACGAATTTAAGTTCGATTTCGACCTGCTTGACCCGACGAAGCTGATCCCGGAAGAGCTGGTGCCGGTTCAGCTGGTGGGTAAAATGGTGCTCAACCGCAACCCGGATAATTTCTTTGCCGAAAACGAACAGGCCGCGTTCCACCCGGGGCATATCGTGCCGGGGCTGGACTTCACCAACGATCCGCTCCTGCAGGGACGTTTGTTCTCGTATACCGATACGCAGATCAGCCGTCTGGGCGGGCCGAACTTCCACGAAATTCCGATTAACCGCCCAACCTGCCCATACCACAATTTCCAGCGCGACGGGATGCACCGTCAGGATATTGATACCAATCCGGCGAACTATGAGCCGAACTCCATCAACGATAACTGGCCGCGCGAAACGCCTCCGGCGCCGAAACGCGGTGGATTCGAATCGTACCAGGAGCGTATCGACGGCAACAAAATTCGCGAGCGCAGCCCGTCGTTCGGCGAGTATTACGCCCATCCTCGCCTGTTCTGGAACAGCCAGACGCCGATTGAGCAACAGCACATTATCGGCGGCTTCAGCTTTGAGCTGAGCAAAGTGGTGCGTACCTACATCCGCGAGCGTGTGGTCGATCATCTGGCGCGCATTGATATTCAGCTCGCCCAGAGCGTTGCGGATAACCTGGGCATTACGCTGACCGACGAGCAGCGCAATCTTGCCCCGCCTAAAGAGGTTAACGGCGTGAAGAAAGATCCGTCGCTGAGCCTGTATGCCGTGCCGGGTGGCTCGATTAAAGGCCGCGTGGTCGCCATCCTGCTGAACGACAAAACCCGCGCCAGCGACGTGCTGGGGATTATGCAGGCGCTGAAGACACAGGGCGTGCATGCGAAACTGCTTTATTCCCGCATGGGGGAAGTGACCGCCGATGACGGCTCCGTGCTGCCGGTGGCGGCGACCTTTGCCGGGGCGCCATCGCTGACCGTCGATGCGGTGATTGTGCCGTGCGGAGATATAGACAGCCTGCTGAGCAACGGTGACGCGGTGTATTATCTGCTGGAAGCCTACAAGCACCTGAAACCGATCGCGCTGTCCGGCGACGCGCGACGGTTTAAGGCGCACCTGAAGGTGGCCGATCAGGGTGAGGACGGCATTGTCGAGGGAGACAACGTTGACGATGCCTTTATGACGAAGCTGTTTGATTTGCTCGCCGCGCACCGCGTCTGGTCGCGCAGCAGTAAGATTGACCAGATCCCGGCGTAA
- the chbG gene encoding chitin disaccharide deacetylase, with amino-acid sequence MENLLIVNADDFGLSKGQNYGIIEACRRGVVTSTTALVNGEAVEHAAQLSREVPELGVGMHFVLTLGMPLSPMPGLTRDGQLGKWIWELAEQGVLPLEEVARELECQFNRFVDAFGKAPTHIDSHHHVHMIPAIFPIVAEFAKCKGVAMRVDREARGVPDCAVTTTEGFSSAFYGDEIDEALFLKVLDDSSARGERSLEVMAHPAFVDNTVRKSAYCWPRLAELDVLTSPSLKYAIAERGYRLGTFGDL; translated from the coding sequence ATGGAAAACCTGCTGATCGTTAATGCTGATGATTTTGGCCTCTCGAAAGGTCAGAACTACGGCATTATTGAAGCCTGTCGCCGGGGTGTTGTGACCTCGACCACGGCACTGGTGAATGGTGAGGCGGTTGAACACGCGGCGCAGCTGAGCCGCGAGGTGCCGGAGCTGGGCGTCGGCATGCATTTTGTGCTGACGCTCGGGATGCCGCTTTCGCCAATGCCGGGCCTGACGCGCGACGGCCAGCTGGGCAAATGGATTTGGGAACTGGCGGAACAGGGCGTTCTGCCTCTCGAAGAGGTTGCCCGCGAGCTGGAGTGTCAGTTCAACCGCTTTGTTGACGCCTTTGGTAAGGCGCCGACGCACATCGACAGCCATCACCACGTGCATATGATCCCGGCAATTTTCCCCATTGTCGCTGAGTTTGCAAAATGCAAAGGCGTGGCGATGCGCGTGGATCGGGAGGCTCGCGGCGTGCCCGACTGCGCCGTGACCACCACTGAGGGATTCAGCAGCGCATTTTACGGCGACGAGATCGACGAAGCGCTGTTCCTTAAGGTGCTGGATGATTCCAGCGCGCGGGGGGAACGGTCGCTGGAGGTCATGGCGCATCCTGCTTTTGTCGATAACACCGTGCGGAAAAGCGCCTACTGCTGGCCGCGCCTGGCGGAGCTGGACGTGTTGACGTCGCCGTCGCTGAAATACGCGATTGCCGAGCGCGGGTATCGGTTGGGAACGTTCGGGGATTTGTGA